One Clostridium estertheticum DNA segment encodes these proteins:
- a CDS encoding ABC-2 transporter permease has product MFNLIIKDIAIQKKTLLYALLYAIFAPIAFFSMGPSVALYVLPPMGITYIFISIAVSYDEKNKSEIVLNSLPIKRDDIVISKYISVFVFATIGIIYSILIGFMGKATGLPMFTRSISLLDIVIVLTSVCIFTSIFFPMYFKFGYIKMNFFNVLLMMLFFFVPTWAIDYATKNPNNIFVQKFTYFINNTSSFTQNSLALIIGLIFFLISLMISIRIYKNKEF; this is encoded by the coding sequence ATGTTTAATTTAATAATAAAGGATATAGCTATTCAGAAAAAGACCTTATTATATGCTCTTCTTTATGCTATTTTTGCACCAATTGCTTTTTTTTCCATGGGCCCAAGTGTCGCCTTATATGTTCTGCCCCCTATGGGAATTACCTATATATTCATAAGCATTGCGGTAAGTTATGATGAAAAAAACAAAAGCGAAATTGTACTAAATAGTTTACCAATTAAAAGAGATGATATTGTTATATCAAAATATATATCAGTATTTGTATTTGCAACCATAGGTATTATTTATTCTATATTAATTGGATTTATGGGAAAAGCTACTGGACTTCCAATGTTTACTAGGTCAATTTCATTATTGGATATTGTTATAGTTTTAACGTCTGTATGTATATTTACTTCTATATTTTTTCCTATGTACTTTAAATTTGGGTATATAAAAATGAATTTCTTTAACGTTCTGCTTATGATGTTGTTTTTTTTCGTACCAACATGGGCTATTGATTATGCTACTAAAAATCCAAATAATATTTTCGTACAAAAATTCACTTACTTTATAAATAACACTTCTAGTTTTACGCAAAATTCACTAGCTCTAATAATAGGCTTAATTTTCTTTTTAATTTCTCTAATGATCTCTATACGGATATATAAAAATAAGGAGTTTTAA
- a CDS encoding ABC transporter ATP-binding protein, which translates to MDNILEIKNLGKSYKNFTLDNLSFNVERGSVMGFIGPNGAGKSTTIKLIMNLIKKDCGNINVFGLDNLKHEKEIKEKIGFVYDENYFYEQLNIIEMKNILSPFYKSWDNSLFEKFVKEFELPKKNKIKTLSKGMKMKFSLALALSHNAELIIMDEPTSGLDPVFRSELLDILYNIIQDENVSIFFSTHVTTDLEKIADYITFINKGKLVFSQSKDEIIENYGLVKGGKELLDNDTRREFVSIKESGFGFEALTKDINSARKIFKDKAIIEKASLEDIMVYSVRGNV; encoded by the coding sequence ATGGATAATATTTTAGAAATTAAAAATCTGGGAAAATCCTATAAAAACTTTACTTTAGATAATCTGTCTTTTAATGTTGAAAGAGGCTCCGTAATGGGATTTATAGGACCAAACGGAGCTGGAAAAAGTACCACCATAAAACTTATAATGAATCTTATTAAAAAAGATTGTGGAAACATAAATGTTTTTGGACTAGACAACTTAAAACATGAGAAAGAAATCAAAGAAAAAATTGGTTTTGTATATGATGAAAACTACTTCTATGAACAATTAAACATCATAGAAATGAAAAATATACTTAGTCCTTTCTATAAAAGCTGGGATAATAGCTTATTCGAAAAATTTGTAAAAGAATTTGAACTACCTAAGAAAAATAAAATTAAAACCCTATCAAAAGGAATGAAAATGAAATTTTCTCTAGCACTCGCTCTTTCTCATAATGCAGAGCTAATTATAATGGATGAACCTACCTCTGGACTGGATCCAGTATTCAGAAGTGAACTTTTAGATATTTTATACAATATAATTCAGGATGAAAATGTAAGTATATTCTTTTCAACTCACGTAACTACTGACCTTGAGAAGATAGCAGATTATATTACTTTTATCAATAAAGGCAAATTAGTTTTCTCACAAAGTAAAGACGAAATTATTGAAAATTATGGTTTAGTTAAAGGTGGTAAAGAACTTTTAGACAATGATACTAGACGTGAATTTGTAAGTATAAAAGAAAGCGGTTTTGGATTCGAGGCTCTAACAAAGGATATTAACAGTGCAAGAAAAATATTTAAAGATAAAGCTATTATTGAAAAGGCATCTCTTGAAGATATTATGGTATATTCAGTTAGGGGGAATGTTTAA
- a CDS encoding GntR family transcriptional regulator yields MNIIISNSSQHPIYEQIVTQIKTAIMKEDLSPGDALPSIRSLAKDLQISVITTKRAYEELERDGFIETVPGKGSYVSGQNKDLIREKRLSAIDEKLTEVVTESKHLNLSLEELQSMLLLLYTEEN; encoded by the coding sequence ATGAATATAATAATTTCTAATTCATCACAGCATCCAATTTATGAGCAAATAGTAACTCAAATTAAAACTGCCATTATGAAGGAAGACCTTTCACCAGGGGATGCGCTACCTTCTATAAGAAGTTTAGCAAAAGATCTTCAGATAAGCGTTATAACAACTAAGAGAGCTTATGAAGAGCTTGAAAGAGATGGTTTTATAGAAACTGTACCTGGAAAAGGTTCCTATGTTTCTGGTCAAAATAAAGACTTAATAAGAGAGAAACGATTATCAGCTATAGACGAAAAGCTTACGGAGGTCGTAACTGAGAGTAAACACTTAAATTTAAGCTTAGAAGAATTACAAAGTATGCTACTGCTGCTATATACAGAAGAAAATTAA
- a CDS encoding mechanosensitive ion channel family protein codes for MFQSIVEFFVENKIQYIFTDMQSYKYKYIGIAIAVFALFVLLKKVFAKYVFKIIMRLVNKTKFNADTKIVEAFQKPLTNFFEVLGFYFAFKILTLAGIPIRIITIDKLFSSAVIILITWGINNLTGESSVLFERMHKAYDIKVDKVLFPFLSKTLRLVFLALAFTIIAEKWGYNIQGFVAGLGLGGLAFALAAKDAAANIIAGIFIILDKPFTIGDWVSNDSLEGSIEDISFRTTKIRAIDQSLIVVPNSKLIDEAVINFSRRGKRRVSFNLELTYRTSKEKLEICVDSIRHMLENHSQVSKEGVLVRFDKFSGTSLSVLITFFTDTADFDEYFKIKENVNFSLIEILQKQGISMAFPSTSIYVESLPNRIEEDFKLVDKLVKKEI; via the coding sequence TTGTTCCAATCTATAGTTGAGTTTTTTGTAGAAAACAAAATACAATATATTTTTACTGATATGCAATCCTACAAATACAAATATATAGGTATAGCTATTGCAGTTTTTGCATTATTTGTATTATTAAAAAAGGTATTTGCAAAATATGTATTTAAAATAATAATGAGACTTGTTAATAAAACAAAGTTTAATGCAGATACAAAAATAGTAGAGGCTTTTCAAAAACCTCTAACCAATTTTTTTGAGGTATTAGGATTTTATTTTGCTTTTAAAATTCTAACTTTGGCAGGAATTCCAATTAGGATTATAACCATAGATAAGCTTTTTAGTTCTGCCGTAATAATTCTAATTACTTGGGGGATAAATAATCTCACTGGCGAATCTTCAGTGCTCTTTGAGAGAATGCATAAAGCCTATGATATAAAGGTTGATAAAGTATTGTTCCCGTTTCTGTCAAAGACATTAAGACTTGTATTTTTAGCATTAGCGTTTACTATAATAGCTGAAAAATGGGGATATAATATTCAAGGGTTCGTTGCGGGACTTGGACTAGGAGGACTTGCTTTTGCACTAGCAGCTAAAGATGCAGCAGCTAATATTATTGCAGGTATTTTTATAATATTAGATAAACCTTTCACTATTGGAGATTGGGTTAGTAATGACTCATTAGAAGGTAGCATAGAGGATATTTCTTTTAGAACTACTAAAATAAGAGCCATTGATCAATCATTAATAGTAGTTCCTAATTCAAAATTAATTGATGAAGCTGTAATCAATTTTAGTAGAAGAGGCAAACGAAGAGTTAGTTTTAATTTAGAGTTAACTTATAGAACCTCAAAGGAGAAACTAGAGATTTGTGTGGATAGCATAAGACATATGTTAGAGAATCATTCACAAGTTAGCAAAGAAGGCGTTCTTGTCAGATTTGATAAGTTCAGTGGAACTAGTTTAAGTGTTTTAATAACTTTCTTTACTGATACAGCAGATTTTGATGAATACTTTAAAATAAAAGAAAATGTCAATTTTAGTTTAATTGAGATTTTACAAAAGCAAGGAATTTCAATGGCATTTCCAAGCACAAGTATTTATGTGGAAAGCTTACCTAATAGAATAGAAGAGGATTTTAAACTAGTAGATAAACTTGTGAAAAAGGAAATCTAA
- a CDS encoding M42 family metallopeptidase → MDEKQMLKNLCTAHAPSGREHWIHPLIKEAFEPYCEVVEGKLNNLYAIKKGNKNEMKKSIMLMAHSDEVFLMITEIMPKGFLKFIGNGIDPKTLVSQEVLIHGKKKIDGIIGIKPPHLMSEEESEKSVTIKGLTIDTGYSTEKLQELVSIGDFVTLKRDFYELLNNNVTCKAADDRAGIVAMYTCCKELEKVNHDLDVYFVASCQEEVGHRGAKMASYDLLPTMAIAIDVTFDNGPMGDTDRENKLGGGPVICFGPNIHTKFRTRLMEIADEYAIPYNVEVEPGNTGTDAWDIQVTRGGIPTLLISIPIKYMHTSVEVVNMEDIINTGRIIAKFIEKVSGKDVEELLCF, encoded by the coding sequence ATGGACGAAAAGCAAATGTTAAAAAACTTATGCACTGCACATGCTCCAAGTGGGAGAGAACATTGGATACATCCACTAATAAAAGAGGCCTTTGAGCCCTATTGCGAAGTTGTGGAAGGAAAATTAAATAATCTTTATGCTATTAAAAAAGGTAACAAAAATGAAATGAAAAAAAGTATAATGCTTATGGCACATTCTGATGAGGTTTTTCTTATGATAACTGAGATAATGCCAAAGGGATTTTTAAAGTTTATTGGGAATGGCATTGATCCTAAGACCTTGGTTTCACAGGAGGTACTTATTCATGGTAAAAAGAAGATAGATGGCATTATAGGGATTAAGCCACCGCATCTTATGAGTGAGGAAGAAAGTGAAAAATCGGTTACTATAAAGGGATTAACAATTGATACGGGATATAGCACAGAAAAATTACAAGAGCTTGTAAGTATTGGTGATTTTGTAACTTTAAAAAGAGATTTCTATGAACTCTTAAACAATAACGTAACCTGTAAGGCTGCAGATGACAGGGCTGGTATTGTAGCTATGTATACTTGTTGTAAAGAACTAGAAAAAGTAAATCATGATTTAGATGTTTATTTTGTAGCTTCTTGCCAAGAGGAAGTAGGTCATAGAGGAGCTAAAATGGCAAGTTATGATTTATTGCCAACCATGGCTATTGCTATAGATGTAACCTTTGATAATGGGCCTATGGGAGATACGGATCGCGAAAACAAGCTAGGTGGTGGTCCTGTTATATGTTTTGGTCCTAATATACATACTAAATTTAGAACAAGGCTTATGGAAATAGCTGATGAGTACGCAATTCCTTATAACGTAGAAGTTGAACCCGGTAATACTGGAACAGATGCTTGGGATATTCAGGTAACTAGAGGAGGTATCCCTACACTATTAATATCCATACCAATTAAGTACATGCATACTTCAGTAGAAGTTGTTAATATGGAGGATATTATTAATACAGGAAGAATAATAGCCAAATTTATTGAAAAGGTAAGTGGAAAGGACGTGGAGGAATTACTATGCTTTTAG
- a CDS encoding M42 family metallopeptidase, with translation MLLEKLSNAAGPSGFEGEVREIIKGEIVNYVDEIKVDVMGNVIAHKKGSGIKVLIDAHMDEVGFIITGYNDDGTLRFESLGGINGKVILSKVVLIGKNKITGVIGFKPIHLQNAEERKKNVKASLCCIDIGSSSKEETKKIIKLGEFVVFNMVYGEFGDGLVKGKAFDDRMGCAVAIEILKENYNCDLYVSFNVQEEVGERGTYVSAFNIQPDIGVALEGTICADMPSVTSHLRATEIGKGPAISIMDKTSIFNDDILKSIIKVAENKDIPYQLRRAIAGGNDAGAILMSGDGAKVATVSVPCRYIHSSVSVASIEDYKNTVRLMVEWLKTL, from the coding sequence ATGCTTTTAGAAAAATTATCTAATGCTGCAGGTCCTTCAGGGTTTGAAGGAGAAGTAAGAGAGATCATAAAAGGTGAAATTGTGAATTATGTAGATGAGATAAAAGTAGATGTGATGGGTAATGTTATTGCTCACAAAAAAGGTAGTGGCATAAAAGTACTTATAGATGCCCATATGGATGAAGTGGGTTTTATTATTACGGGATATAATGATGATGGGACTTTAAGATTTGAATCCTTAGGTGGAATTAACGGCAAGGTGATTCTATCTAAAGTTGTATTAATAGGCAAAAATAAAATAACTGGAGTTATAGGATTTAAACCAATTCATCTACAAAACGCCGAGGAAAGAAAAAAGAATGTAAAAGCTAGTCTTTGTTGCATTGATATAGGTTCGAGTTCTAAAGAAGAAACTAAAAAAATCATTAAGCTTGGAGAATTTGTAGTATTCAATATGGTGTATGGCGAGTTTGGAGATGGACTTGTTAAAGGAAAAGCCTTTGATGATAGAATGGGCTGTGCTGTTGCTATAGAAATATTAAAAGAAAATTATAATTGTGACCTTTATGTTAGCTTTAATGTGCAAGAGGAAGTAGGAGAGAGAGGAACCTATGTTTCTGCTTTCAATATACAACCAGATATAGGAGTTGCCCTAGAGGGAACAATATGCGCAGATATGCCGAGTGTGACAAGTCATTTAAGAGCTACAGAAATAGGTAAAGGGCCTGCAATATCTATTATGGATAAGACTAGTATTTTTAATGATGACATTTTAAAGTCAATAATAAAGGTAGCAGAAAATAAGGACATACCCTATCAGCTAAGGAGAGCCATTGCTGGTGGAAATGATGCAGGAGCTATACTTATGTCAGGAGATGGAGCAAAGGTAGCTACAGTGTCAGTGCCTTGTAGATATATACATTCTTCTGTTTCAGTAGCAAGTATAGAAGATTATAAAAACACTGTAAGACTTATGGTGGAGTGGCTAAAAACATTGTAA
- a CDS encoding M42 family metallopeptidase — translation MDIMLQKLVSAFGVSGREEEVRGVIREELSGINCDIKEDKMGNLIVKLGGDEGKGSGTNKIMFCAHMDEIGLIATYIEDNGFVRVGNIGGIHPSEIVHNFVVFQNGTMGKVGAAKSEPKIEDLFVDLGVASREEALKKIKEGDTACLLCDGMEVEDKIMSPCLDDRIGCYILLRMIKEINETKNELYFVFSTQEELGGRGARAAAYTVQPDYCIVLDTQEAGDYIGGEGKLELAKGPIIKIKDRTLIMHHEIKEMLENAAQKAEIKIQYGISNGSTDGGNIHKENGGIKTGVLSIPCRYTHSISEMVSMKDVEDTINLLKELI, via the coding sequence ATGGATATAATGTTACAAAAACTAGTTAGTGCTTTTGGTGTTAGCGGCCGTGAAGAAGAGGTTAGAGGGGTTATAAGAGAAGAATTAAGTGGCATTAATTGTGATATAAAAGAAGATAAGATGGGGAACTTAATAGTTAAATTAGGGGGAGATGAAGGTAAAGGTAGTGGTACAAATAAAATAATGTTCTGTGCTCATATGGATGAGATAGGTCTTATAGCTACATATATAGAGGATAATGGTTTTGTACGAGTAGGTAATATAGGCGGGATTCATCCCTCTGAAATAGTACATAATTTCGTTGTCTTTCAAAATGGTACTATGGGTAAAGTTGGTGCTGCAAAATCAGAACCAAAAATTGAAGATTTATTTGTAGACCTTGGCGTAGCTTCAAGAGAAGAAGCGTTAAAGAAAATCAAAGAAGGCGATACAGCATGTCTTTTATGTGATGGCATGGAAGTTGAAGATAAAATAATGAGTCCATGTTTAGATGATAGGATTGGATGCTATATTCTGCTTAGAATGATAAAAGAAATTAATGAAACTAAAAATGAACTGTATTTTGTATTTTCTACTCAAGAGGAATTAGGGGGAAGGGGAGCAAGAGCAGCAGCTTATACAGTGCAGCCCGATTATTGCATAGTACTAGACACACAGGAAGCAGGAGATTATATTGGTGGAGAAGGAAAATTAGAACTGGCAAAAGGACCTATAATTAAGATAAAAGATAGAACTCTAATTATGCATCATGAAATTAAAGAAATGCTTGAGAATGCAGCTCAAAAGGCTGAAATAAAAATTCAATATGGAATTTCAAATGGAAGTACAGATGGTGGGAACATTCATAAAGAAAATGGTGGAATAAAAACAGGGGTACTTTCAATTCCATGTAGATACACTCACTCTATATCAGAAATGGTTTCTATGAAGGATGTAGAGGATACAATAAATTTACTTAAAGAGCTTATATAA
- the glgD gene encoding glucose-1-phosphate adenylyltransferase subunit GlgD, which yields MLTNYMGILNLNENETNIISLTKNRPLASIPIAARYRIIDFALSNMVNSGLKNIGLFTQSKSRSLVDHLGSGKPWDLDRRLNGLFVFNFGIAGTSLNDAEMLWNNMEYLYRSKEKNVIISPSYMIGNIDYTAAVKYHEEMEQDVTVIYKNINTGTKNFLNCDVLNINENNNVLSIGKNIGAYDSLDISMEMFIMKKDLLISLINKCVQTGSYCTIKDAIYKSISELSVTAFEFKGYLQCINSISAYYKANMDMLNTKTTKELFFSNGPIYTKIKDEPPTKYSHESKVKNSIIADGCIIEGTIENSIISRGVVIHSGAEIKNCIILQNCEIKENSKLFNVIMDKNVIIDKGRQLNGDEEFPLVIEKRALF from the coding sequence ATGCTTACTAATTATATGGGTATATTGAATTTAAACGAAAATGAAACAAATATAATAAGTCTTACTAAAAATAGACCACTGGCTTCTATTCCCATAGCTGCTAGATATAGAATTATAGATTTTGCATTATCTAATATGGTTAATTCAGGTCTTAAAAACATTGGGCTTTTTACTCAAAGTAAATCTCGTTCACTAGTAGATCATTTAGGTTCAGGTAAACCTTGGGATTTGGACAGAAGACTTAATGGACTATTTGTTTTCAACTTTGGAATTGCGGGCACCTCTTTAAATGATGCAGAAATGTTGTGGAACAACATGGAGTATCTATATAGAAGTAAAGAAAAAAATGTTATTATCTCCCCTTCTTATATGATAGGAAACATAGATTATACTGCTGCCGTGAAGTATCACGAAGAGATGGAGCAAGATGTAACTGTAATATACAAAAATATTAATACCGGTACTAAAAACTTCTTAAACTGTGATGTACTAAATATAAATGAAAACAATAACGTACTAAGTATAGGAAAAAATATAGGTGCTTATGATAGTTTAGATATTTCCATGGAAATGTTCATTATGAAAAAGGACCTTTTAATATCGCTTATTAATAAATGTGTACAAACTGGTTCTTATTGTACTATTAAGGATGCTATATATAAAAGCATTAGTGAATTATCGGTTACAGCTTTTGAATTTAAAGGATATCTTCAATGCATAAACTCCATAAGTGCTTACTATAAAGCTAATATGGACATGTTAAACACAAAGACAACTAAAGAACTATTTTTTAGTAATGGACCTATTTATACAAAAATTAAAGATGAACCACCTACTAAATACTCCCATGAAAGCAAAGTCAAAAATTCCATAATTGCTGATGGATGTATTATAGAAGGGACTATTGAAAATAGTATAATATCACGGGGAGTTGTGATTCATAGTGGAGCGGAAATTAAAAATTGTATTATCCTTCAAAACTGTGAAATTAAAGAGAATTCTAAACTCTTTAATGTGATAATGGATAAAAACGTAATTATAGATAAAGGTAGGCAACTTAATGGTGATGAGGAATTCCCACTTGTAATTGAAAAAAGAGCACTATTTTAA
- a CDS encoding glucose-1-phosphate adenylyltransferase, with amino-acid sequence MQKKEMIAMILAGGQGSRLKMLTKNTAKPAIPFGGKYRIIDFTLSNCSNSGIDTVGVLTQYQPLALNSHIGVGVPWDLDRNNGGVTLLPPYMDEAGGDWYKGTANAIYQNTNFIDSYDPEYVLILSGDHVYKMDYSKMLNFHKEKSADATIAVIEVPIEEAPRFGIMNTTTDNKIYEFEEKPENPKNNMASMGVYIFNWKFLKTFLKEDENNRHSSNDFGKNIIPAMLKNEKNLYAYPFKGYWKDVGTIKSLWEANMDLIDDNNELNIHDETWKIYSINPTNPAQYIGPNAKVSNSLVVEGCIVLGEVSNSVLFQGVTVGKNSKISNSVIMPNTKIGDSVIIDKAIIGNNVIIRGHSLIGISDDITLIAEGTEIKSNSVIR; translated from the coding sequence ATGCAAAAAAAAGAGATGATAGCTATGATCCTGGCAGGTGGACAAGGTAGTCGACTTAAGATGCTAACTAAAAACACTGCAAAGCCCGCAATACCTTTTGGGGGGAAGTATAGAATTATTGATTTTACTCTAAGTAATTGTTCAAATTCAGGAATAGATACAGTTGGAGTACTAACACAATATCAACCACTTGCACTAAATTCTCATATAGGTGTAGGCGTCCCTTGGGATTTAGATAGAAATAACGGTGGAGTTACGCTTCTTCCTCCTTATATGGATGAAGCAGGTGGGGATTGGTATAAAGGTACTGCTAATGCAATCTATCAAAATACTAATTTTATAGACTCCTACGACCCAGAGTATGTACTTATTCTATCCGGCGACCATGTCTATAAAATGGACTACTCCAAAATGCTCAATTTTCACAAAGAAAAATCTGCTGATGCTACTATAGCCGTTATAGAAGTTCCAATAGAGGAAGCACCTAGATTTGGGATAATGAATACAACTACAGATAATAAAATATATGAATTTGAAGAAAAACCTGAAAACCCAAAAAACAATATGGCCTCAATGGGTGTATATATTTTTAATTGGAAATTCCTTAAGACTTTTTTAAAAGAGGATGAAAACAATAGACACTCTAGTAATGATTTCGGAAAGAACATAATACCTGCTATGCTTAAAAACGAAAAAAATCTATATGCATATCCTTTTAAAGGCTACTGGAAAGATGTAGGTACTATTAAAAGCCTATGGGAAGCAAATATGGATTTAATAGATGACAATAATGAGCTAAATATTCATGATGAAACTTGGAAAATATATTCCATTAATCCTACAAACCCAGCTCAATATATAGGACCTAATGCGAAAGTCAGTAATTCACTAGTGGTAGAGGGCTGTATTGTACTTGGGGAAGTTTCTAATTCAGTACTATTTCAAGGAGTTACAGTTGGGAAAAACTCTAAAATATCAAATTCTGTTATAATGCCTAATACCAAAATAGGGGACAGCGTTATTATTGATAAAGCTATAATAGGTAATAATGTTATTATAAGAGGTCATTCGCTTATAGGTATTTCTGATGACATAACTCTCATTGCAGAAGGCACTGAAATTAAATCCAATTCAGTTATAAGATGA
- a CDS encoding Nramp family divalent metal transporter, with translation MALDFIKYIGPGLLVTVGFIDPGNWAANVSAGASYGYTLLWMVTLSTIMLIILQHNAAHLGIVTGNCIAEASTATLKPRLNKVVLGSAVLAAVSTALAELLGGAIALNMLFGIPIKLGTVLVLLLILWMLFTNSYKKLEKWIIGFVSIIGISFIFELSLVHIEWGKAMISWVKPSFPKGSIPIIMSVLGAVVMPHNLFLHSEIIQSRQWNLKDELIIKKQLKYEFMDTFFSMIVGWAINSAMILIAAATFFTQKINVTELSQAQQMLTPLLGSVASVVFALALLFAGISSSVTAGMAGGSIFAGIFGEPYDIHDIHTKLGVGITLVGAAIIIFFIAQPFKGLIYSQMLLSIQLPITIFLQIYLTSSKKVMGKYSNTRFDKIALWIIGLIVTGLNIMLLLSFIL, from the coding sequence ATGGCATTAGACTTCATTAAATACATTGGACCGGGGCTGCTTGTGACTGTGGGATTTATAGACCCTGGTAATTGGGCAGCAAACGTTTCTGCTGGCGCCAGTTATGGCTATACTCTACTTTGGATGGTGACCCTTTCAACTATTATGCTAATTATTCTTCAGCATAATGCGGCCCATCTTGGAATTGTTACCGGTAATTGCATAGCGGAAGCATCTACCGCCACCTTAAAACCAAGGCTAAACAAAGTGGTGCTTGGCTCCGCTGTTCTAGCTGCAGTATCTACCGCCCTTGCAGAACTTCTTGGTGGTGCTATTGCTTTAAACATGTTATTTGGTATACCTATAAAACTAGGAACAGTATTAGTTTTATTATTAATATTATGGATGCTATTCACAAATTCCTACAAGAAGCTAGAAAAATGGATTATAGGCTTTGTTTCCATAATAGGAATATCTTTTATTTTTGAATTAAGTCTTGTGCACATAGAATGGGGAAAAGCAATGATAAGCTGGGTTAAACCTTCTTTTCCTAAGGGGTCTATCCCAATAATAATGAGTGTGCTGGGCGCGGTTGTAATGCCCCATAATTTATTTCTACACTCAGAAATAATTCAAAGTCGTCAGTGGAATTTGAAAGATGAACTTATTATAAAAAAACAATTAAAATATGAATTTATGGATACATTCTTTTCCATGATAGTAGGCTGGGCTATAAATAGTGCTATGATCCTTATTGCAGCCGCTACTTTCTTTACACAAAAGATTAACGTTACGGAGCTTAGTCAAGCTCAACAAATGCTTACCCCCTTGCTTGGAAGTGTAGCCTCAGTGGTATTCGCTTTAGCTCTACTCTTTGCAGGAATTTCCTCCTCAGTTACCGCAGGAATGGCTGGTGGTAGTATTTTCGCCGGAATATTTGGTGAACCTTATGATATTCATGATATACATACTAAACTTGGAGTAGGAATTACTTTGGTTGGTGCTGCAATAATTATATTTTTTATAGCACAACCTTTTAAAGGTCTCATCTATTCACAAATGCTCCTTAGTATACAACTACCTATAACTATATTCCTCCAAATATATTTAACATCCTCTAAAAAGGTTATGGGCAAATATTCAAATACTAGATTTGATAAAATCGCTCTTTGGATTATTGGACTTATAGTAACAGGACTTAACATAATGCTACTTTTAAGCTTTATATTATAA
- a CDS encoding TerD family protein, with translation MMAISLKKGQKVDLTKSNPGLVSVMVGLGWDTNKYDGGAAFDLDAAAFLVGPNGKVSSDNDFIFYNNPKDSAGSVTHMGDNKTGEGEGDDEQIRIELSKVPASVEKINFTVTIHEAAQRSQNFGQVSNAFIRICDETSNEELIRYDLSEDYSVETAVVVAELYRNNGEWKFSAVGSGFEGGLSALCANFGISVD, from the coding sequence ATTATGGCAATTAGTTTGAAAAAAGGTCAAAAGGTAGATTTAACTAAATCCAATCCTGGTCTTGTTAGTGTTATGGTTGGACTTGGTTGGGATACTAATAAGTATGATGGGGGAGCGGCTTTTGATTTAGATGCAGCGGCTTTCCTTGTTGGACCAAATGGAAAAGTATCATCTGATAATGATTTTATTTTTTATAATAACCCAAAGGACTCAGCGGGATCTGTAACACATATGGGAGATAACAAGACTGGCGAGGGTGAGGGCGATGATGAACAAATCAGAATTGAACTAAGTAAAGTACCAGCTTCTGTAGAAAAAATTAACTTTACAGTAACTATTCATGAGGCCGCTCAAAGATCACAAAATTTCGGACAGGTTTCTAATGCATTTATAAGAATTTGTGATGAAACTAGTAATGAAGAATTAATAAGATATGATTTGAGTGAAGATTATAGCGTTGAAACTGCAGTAGTAGTAGCAGAATTATATCGTAATAATGGAGAATGGAAGTTTAGTGCAGTAGGAAGTGGATTTGAGGGCGGATTATCTGCGCTTTGTGCTAACTTTGGAATTAGTGTAGATTAA